The DNA segment ccccataaaccccacctaccttcaaattcaaaatctctttcccacccaaacccaccctaaatgaccgaaccaactacccctctccctccactatataaacccctccatccttcttcaatttcacACATCTCCACCCTCTATTCTCCCCCTGGCCGAAACACaaaacctctctccctctcctccatatcttcttcttcttcttctattattcttcccttgctcgaggacgagcaaaattctaagtttggtgtggtaaacgcatagcttttttgtttttccataaccatttatggcacctaaggccgaagaaacctctagaaagaggaaaggaaagacaaaagcttctacctccgagtcatgggagatggagagattcatcttaaaggtccatcaagaccacttctatgaagttgtggccaataagaaggtgatccctgaggtcccttttatgctcaagaaaaatgagtatccggagatccgacaggagatccaaagaagaggttgggaagttttggccaaccccattcaacaagtcggaatcttaatggttcaagagttttgTGCCAATATacggatcactaggaaccatgatcaaagtatgaacccgaatccaaagaattggcttacaatgattcagggaaaatgcttagatttcagtccagaaaatgtaaggttggcatttcaCTTGCCAATTATGCAAGAAAATGcttgcccctacactagaagggtcaactttgatcaaaggttggaccgagtcctcatggacatatgtgtagaaggagctcaatggaaaagagactcaaaaggcaagccggttcaattgagaagaatggacctcaagcctgtggctagaggatggttggagttcatccaacgctccatcatccccactagcaaccgatccaaagcaactgtggatcgggccatcatgatttatagcatcatgattggagaggaagtagaagttcatgaagtcatccctctagaactctacaaagtagccgaaaagccctccaccttggcaaggctatcttttcctcatctcatttgccatctatgcaacttagctggagttgtcatagaaggagacatcctcattaaaGAGGACAAGcacatcactaagaagaggatggagcaaacaagagagcccattcatggatctcaagagacgcataaGGAAGCTCattatcaagaaatccctgagatgcctcaagggatgcatttccctccaaataactattgggaataactcaacacttctctagaaggattgagtcataacatgaaccaattaagggtggaacatcaagagcactccatcattctcaatgagattagagaagatcaaagagctatgagagaggagcaacaaaggcaaggaagagacatagaggagctcaaggacatcattggtccttcaaggagaagacgccaccatcactaaggtggaatcattccttaacttccttgttcttatctctctatttttcggtttttgagcttcatgtttgtttatctttgtgtctttacttcataatcattagtttttagtaactatgtcttaaagctttgaaaacttccatgaatccttcacctttcttaaatgaaaaatgtttttaatacaaaagaacaagaagtcaatgagtttcgaattcatccttgaaattagtttaattatattgatgtggtgacaatactttttgttctctgaatgaatgcttaaacagtgcatattttttatcttgttgtttatgaatgttaaaattgttggctcttgaaagaatgatgaaaaggaaaaatgttattgataatctgaaaaatcatgaaattgattcttgaagctaGAAAAAGCAGttaagaacaaagcttgcgaaaaaaagagaaagaaaaagaaaaagcaagaagaaaaagccaatagcccttaaaaccaaaaggcaatggtaaaaaggatccaaggctttaagcatcaatggataggagggcccaaggaaataaaatcctggcctaagcagctaaaccaagctgtccctaaccatgtgcttgtagcatgcaggtccaagtgaaaagcttgagactgagtggttaaagtcatgatccaaagcaaaaagagtgtgcttaagaggtctagacacctctaactggggactttagcaaagctgagtcataatctgaaaaggttcacctagtcatgtgtgtgtggcatttatgtatccggtggtaatattggaaaacaaagtgcttagggccacagccaagactcataaaagtagatgTTTTCAAGAAtaaacatacttaactaggagaatcaataacactatctgaaactctaagttcctatatatgccaatcattttgaacttcaaaggaaaaagtgagatgccaaaactattcagaggcaaaaagttacaagtcccgctcatctaattaatactaatattcattgatattttgagatttatagtatattctcttctttttatcctattttattttcagttgcttggggacaaacaacaatttatgtttggtgttgtgatgagcggataatttatacgctttttggtattgtttttaggtagtttttagtaggatctagctacttttagggatgtttttattagtttttatgcaaaatttacatttctggacttcactatgagtttgtgtgtttttctataatttcatgtattttccagatgaaattgaaggacctgaacaaaaatctgataggaggctgacaaaggactgcagatgctattggattctgacctccctgcattcaagatggattttctggagctacagaactctaaatggctcgctctcaacggcgttggaaagtagacatccagagctttccagaaatagataatagtccatactttatttgagcttagatgacgcaaactggcgttcaatgccagttccttgctgcattctagagtaaaacgctagaaatacgtcacaaaccagagttaaatgccaaaaacacgttacaacttggtgtttaactccaagggaagcctctgcacatgtaaggctcaagctcagcccaagcacacaccaagtgggccccggaagtggatttctgcatcatttactcattcctgtaaaccctagtagctagtttagtataaatagaactttttactattgtactagggtcTAATCTTGGATTTTACAtctttgatcacattttgggggctggccactcggccatgcctagaccaccATCACTTacgtattaatgcaattactattgtttttctattcaattcaagcttattcttattctaagatatcattcgtacttcaacctgatggatgtgatgatccatgacactcatcatcatccgtccttatgaacgcgtgcctgacaaccacctccgttctacaagcgagagctagagtgtgtatctcttggattcctgatgcacgacgcatggttgccctcgcctgacaaccgagccttccattccgtgagatcagagtcttcgtggtataagctagaatccattggcagcattcatgagaatccaaaaagtctaaaccttgtctgtggtattccaagtaggattcagggattgaatgactatgatgaGCTTCAAAGTCGTGAGTGTTGGccgtagtgacaaacgcaaaaggatcaatgaattctattctgacatgatcgagaaccaacagctgattagccatgcgggaaactgtagaggaccattttcactaagaggatgggaagtagccattgacaacggtgacgccctacatacagcttgccatgaaaaagAGTAAGAATGACTGGATgaaacagtaggaaagcagagattcagaaggaatacagcatcttcatacacttatctgaaatttccaccaatgaattacataagtatctctatctttattttatgctttatttatctttatatttttgaaaaccatttaTAACCACtataatctgcctaactgagatttacaagatgaccatagcttgcttcataccaacaatctccgtgggatcgacccttactcacgtaatgtattacttggacgacccagtgcacttgctggttagttgtgtggagttgtgacaaagtataattcacgtttgagagtgctaccaattttttggcgccattgttgatgatcacaatttcgtgcaccaagtattgttcctctgaagaagatgaagatattaTTGAAGAGCAAAttactcaatatctaggagcaatcatgaagctgaatgccaagttatttggtaatgagacttgggaggatgaatctCCATTGCTCATCAGTGAACTGAATGCCTGGGTTTAGTAGAcattacctcagaagaaaccggatcccgaaaggttcttaataccttgtataataggcaccatgacctttgagaaggctctgtgtgacctagggttaggtataaacctgatgccactctctgtaatggagaaactagggatctttgaggtacaagctgcaagaatctcactagagatggtagacaaatcGATAAAACAGGTTTATGAACTTGTAGAGGACgccttagtgaaggttgaaggcctttacatccctgctgactttataatcctagacactgggaaggatgaggatgaatccatcatccttggaagatggtgcacgaaattgtgatcatcaatggcgccatcaacatggtacgcacaattgtaatctcaactctttatcacaacttcgcacaactaaccagcaagtgcactgggtcatccaagtaataaaccttacgcgagtaagggtcgatcccacggagattgttggtatgaagcaagctatggtcatcttgtaaatcttagtcaggcaaactcaaatggttatgaatgatgaataaaacataaagataaagatagagatacttatgcaattcattggtgggaatttcaaataagcgtatgaagatgctttgtcccttccgtctctctgctttcctactgtcttcatccaatccttcttactcctttccatggcaagctgtatgtagggtttcaccattgtcagtggctacctcccatcctctcagttaaaatgttcaacgcaccctgtcacggtatggctattcatctgtcagttctcaatcaggttggaatagaatccagtgattcttttgcgtctgtcactaacgcccagccctcaggagtttgaagctcgtcacagtaattcaatcattgaatcctactcagaataccacagacaaggtttagaccttccggattctcttgaatgccgccatcaattctagcttataccacgaagattctggttaaagaatccaagagatatccacccaatctaaggtagaacagaggtggttgtcaggcacacgttcataggtgagaatgatgatgagtgtcacggatcatcacattcatcaagttgaagaacaagtgatatcttagaacaagaacaagctgaattgaatagaagaacaatagtaattgcattaatactcgaggtacatcagagctccacaccttaatctatggtgtgtagaaactccaccgttgaaaatacataagaacaaggtctaggcatggccgtgaggccagcccccaaaatgtgatcaaaagattcaaagatctcaagatgaaaatacaatagcaaaaggtcctacttatagagaactagtagcttaaggtttcaaagatgagtaaatgacataaaaatccacttccgggcccacttggtgtgtgcttgggctgagcattgaagcattttcatgtagagactgttcttggagttaaacgccagcttttatgccagtttgggcgtttaactcccattcttgtgccagttccggcgtttaacgccgggcagttttgagctgatttggaacgccggtttgggccatcaaatattaggcaaagtatggactattatacatttatgAAAAGCCCacgatgtctactttccaacgccgttaagagcgcgccaattgggcttctgtagctccagaaaatccacttcgagtgcaaggaggtcagaatccaacagcatctgcagtccttgttagtctctgaatcagatttttgctcaagtccctcaatttcagccagaaaatacctgaaatcacagaaaaacacacaaactcatagtaaagttcagaaaagtgaattttaactaaaaactaataaaaatatactgaaaactaactaaaacatactaaaaacatactaaaaacaatgccaaaaagcgtataaattatccgctcatcagaagacccttcctagctacagcaagggctgtgattgatgtggtcAGAGGAGAGTTactccttcaattgaatgaggattacattgtgtttaagactcaaggatcttcctctgtaaacatggagaaggagcatgaagagcttcatccaattctctccactcagagcatgattgtggcctctcaacaccaaacacagagtttgaatgtgggggctctgcttGACTCTGTAAGAGCTttctgtcaagctattgacattaaaaaagtgcttcttgggaggcaacccaattttatttatctatgttaattacttttccatttcaatttccattattcattgatgttttctttaggttgatgatcatgtggagtcacaaaaacagctACAGAATTAaagcagaatcaaaaatagcaccaaaaatagcacaccctagaggacagacttactggcatttaaacgcaagtaaggatagcagaatgggcgtttaacgcccagctgatgCATTCGCATATTTGCCATTTTAACTAgctagtttagttagttttagcttagcttcattcattttctttgaaataaataagcaattttgtgaatttttcctCCATGCATTCATGAACCAAGAACTAAGTGAAATTTGGCATAATCTATGCAAATAATCCAAGAAGTTTATATGCAAGTTGAGGTGAATGATTTCATTGAAATTTATTGCCTAAGATGGAAAAACTTTGAGAAAAATTCCTTGGTTTATGTTAGGTGATGAAGCAAGAAGACAATGGTGCAAGGAGATCTTGGAGCAAGGAGGAGTAGCACGTTGGCAACCTGaaaaccaagttggcaacgctcatttgatgcaatcaagaagaacagcacgttggcaacttggaaaccaagttgccaacgcccatttGGTGCTACCAGGAGGAACAacacgttggcaacttggaaaccaagttggcaacgtgctaagTGTGTATCCAGCAGAGTTGGCAGCTTGACCTTTCCCTCTTCAAGGATGCATAACCTGAACCACAGAGATCCAATTAATATGCTTCCAATTATGTTGAGAAGCTGACATCTAGAGCTTTGCAACGATACACAATAGTTCATAATGTAGCATGAAATGGAAGCTCAAATCAGAGTCATCTAtaagccccaaaaacaaggaaatgaagTTGAGAGTAGAGGTTGGGCGTTGtctctggcgtgtttgccaacaACGTGGGCATCAACGCCCAACAAGCCAAGTTTCTAAGAACCTGGCGTTGTCACCGGCGTGTTTGCCAACAACGTGGGCAACAAAGCTCAACAAGCCTGGAGGAAGATGcattgcacgttgccaacttgggaacCAAGTTGGCAACACCATAAAGCTACCAGAGGAGGTGATTGCGCATTAtctctggcgtgtttgccaacaACGTGAGCAACAATGCCCAAGCAAAGAGGAGAGGAGAACCTGGCGTTGTCACTGGCGTGTtcaccaagttgccaacgcccaacccaggcagcctgaccttgccatcttcaaaggagcataacttgagctatagagatccaattgaggtgctttcagttgtgttggaaagctgacattcagagctttccaatcatgtataatagtttatagtgAAGCACAAAATTGAAGCTCAAACTAGAGGCAACTTTGGGCACCAAAACTGAGTTCAAAAAGGGCCAAGTGtttagcaacaacttgggctggCAACGCCCAAACACCAAGCCTGGTGCCCAGGAAATTccttgcacgttgccaacgtgcataaAGTTGGCGTGTTTGCAAGTAACGCCCAGATTGGGCCAGGATTGATAAGGACTTGCTCTTGCTCTCTACACTCTCTTCAAAGGAGAATACTTCCTTCATTGGATCAGGAACTTAACAATGGAAAAGCCCACATTGCCAAACCCAATTGAGGACCTCCAAATGAGTTTTAGGAATAGTATAAATAGAGTAGAATTTTGTACTTGGAGGACTTCCTTCCACTTCTTAGAGACTTTTACTTTATACTTTTACATTTCACTCCAGTACTTGAACTTTTACAGCATTCTTCACTTTCGGGAGGATACCCGAAagctattttgtttttcttgcaattttcaactttcaaatttttaagaacttcttcttcattcttcatttCTTGACTACTTGATTTTAATGTCTACTTttgcaattgttgttgaatttagagctatgattcagtaaaccccactttcattagggggaggaacTCTGTTTATTTGAATGGGTTGACAACTACTATTTTCCTTCTCAATTCAAATGGTTCATCCAATaggaaactcttgttcttcacagATTCAATTACATTCGAGAGGAGGATTGAATATACATAAATTGCATGGTAAACTTGAGAAAGAATCCATATAATTCAGTTTGGAGTTATCCTTTCACAATTTCTTTGATCAATACACTTtgggttggtatgtgagatgtaacctctCTTAGTTGAGATCCTGGAAGTTGTGTGGctttggattaaaaatttgaacttcacctcttctcatgaccaattagatcacgagagtggcaattgattgggttgagagaaattgagttGCCAAGAGATTGGAATTCAATTATCCACAATCCgtcatggatctatacccatgattaaGAAGGAGTTGAGTAAAGTCAATTCATGACAATTTGCacctctgatccctaatgatctctctatcattaattctcatcTCTTGTGTTCCTTAGTTATTTTGAATACTCACTACCCAATTCCCTtctattttcttgcaatttatcatTCCGTCACTTacactttattttctattccttgcaatttacttttctgctctCTACAATTCTGcactttttaatttcttgcaatttattttcaatgtcatttaagtttcttgcattttaagtttcagctatttaccttcattttccttctttattctagttctttaaattccttgctatttaaatttttgcaattacgttaaaaaaatcacaaatctcatgaaattaaaaccatgtttgcttggctaaatataccatttaactaaagttgcttgatctaccaatctccgtgggatcgacttcactcttagtgagttttattacttgatacgacccggtatacttgccggttgtacgtggATTCTAATTTTtgcgtatcaagtttttggcgccgttgccggggattggaaaagattgacaatgattaagtgaatagtagtttagattaagcatttttttcttttcttgttaaaCCCATTAACTGTTTGATACTTTGTTTTACCAACCTCAACTCCACTCTAGCAATAGAGTGTTTCACTTGTGTTATTGGTTTTGTTTGTGTATGTCAGGGGCAAATAGATTTAATATTGAGGACGAGAGAACCCTCCGAAGGATAAGGAgagcagaaagaggaaaggagatAGTTGGTGAAGAAGAATTAGAGGGGGAGGATTAAGTCATGGAGGACGACATGCACAACCCACCTGAAGGAGCTGCTAACAATTATGGACCACCTAGAAGGGTGTTATCTTCTTACACCATCCCTGATCCAAGACATTGTGGGAGCAGTATTGCCACCCCAAATGTTCATGCCcacaattttgagttgaaacctcagctcatcacctTAGTACAAAATAACTTCTCCTATGGAGGGGGACCTCTTGAAAacccaaatcaacatctatctatttttctgaggatatgtaatacagtgaagacaaatggagtgcatCCAGACGTTTACAAATTGCTGCTATTCCCATTCTCCTTGAGggataaagccactcaatggctagagtcaTTCCCCAAGGAACGCATCAACAATTGGAATGATCTGATGAGCAGATTTCTAGCAAAGTTTTACCCACCCCAAAAGATCATCAAATTGAAGACAGAGGTCCAAACTTTcaagaaaatggaaggggagTCATTGTATGAAGCCTGGAAGAGATATAAAGCATTAATGAGAAGACGTCCACCTGACATGTTTAGTGAATAGGTTAAactccaaaacttctatgaaggcttaaaTCTAGAAGCGAGGAAGGGACTAGACTACTCATCAGGAGGATCACTCAACATGATGAAGACtgctgaagaggctcaagaccTCATTAAGATTGTGGCAAACAATCAGTACTATTACTCATCAGAGAGGCATCATAACTCAGCCCCAAGGAAGGGCGTgatggagcttgaaggtgttgacACTATATTGGCACAGAATAAGTTAATGcaccaacaaatccaacaaTAAATAGAAATGATGACGAAGAGAATGGATGGCCTCCAACTAGCATAAGTAAATGCAGCAAATCAACATTCACTTGAATGGGGCAAAGGTGAAGGAGTTACTGTTGAACAGCCACAAGAACAAGTTCAGTACATGCAGAATACTTCAAATTCTTCTCAAAACAAATTTCATGGCGATACATACAACCCATCCTGGAGAAATCACCCTAACCTGAAGTGGGGTGAAAACCAAAATCATTGGCAAAAGAACAATAACCCCAACCATGCCCGTAacacaaacaaccaaaatcacaatcCTAACAACACTAaccaatacaaaaaaaaacacaaaacacacaTCAACCACCTCACAACAATCCACAAACTCATCAAAATAACTTTCCCGTACCAACATCCAACCCACAAAATTACCACACCAGCCCTTCAAACAActtccaacaacaacaatcagcCCCCATCATATCACCAATTGACCATCATGAAAATAAGATTTCAAGTCTTGAGGCAGCCCTACAAGCAATTACTCAGTCCACTCAAACCTTGATCAAAGGACAAGAGAGATATGAAGCCACCATGAGGAACATTGAACGGCAAGTGGGACAATTGGCCAAACAAGCTGAACGGCCAACTAACATCCTCCCAAGTGATACAATACCCAACCCAAGGGAAGAATGTAAATCTCTACAGTTGAGAAGTGGCAAAGTAATCGGAGAAAATTCTaacaaggaagcaacaaaactCAAGGAGCAAGACACGGTAGATAAGCAAGATGAAGAAAAGGCATCAACACCTCAAAAAAGCAAAGAAGATGAGAAGCCACAAAGCAAGTCATCCACTCAAGATAGCCACCACAATAACAAGGAGAATGTGAAGCCACAGCAGGAAAACAAGAATGAAAGAGTGAAAGCTTATGTACCAAAGCTTCCATACCCATACACAAAGGGACAAAGGACCAACAATTTCCaagattcttggaaatctttAAGAAACTTGAAATTAATATTCCATTGGCTGAAGCTTTGGAACGAATGCCattatatgcaaagtttcttaaAGAACTgatcaccaagaagagaagttggcaagaaaaagaaacagtgGTTCTCACTCAAGAGTGTAGCGCCATCATTCAAAAGGGGTTGCCACCAAAACTTAAAGATCCAGGCATTTTCCTCATACCTTGTACAATTGGGAATATAGCCATTGATAAATCACtctgtgacctgggagcaagcATTAACTTGATGCCTCTTACCAtgatgaagaaaatgatgattGAAAAGCTTAAACCCACAAGGATGTCACTCCAACTTGCTGACAGGTCCATCAAAATACCAAATGGTGTAGTTGAGAACCTCTTGGTGAAAGTAGGAAATTTTATATTCCCAGCCGATTTTGTAGTCCTAGATATGGATGAAGAGGGGAGCAACTCCGTTattcttggtagaccctttttggcCACAGCTAGAACAATCATTGACGTGGAAAAGGGAGAGATGACCTTCAGAGTACATGATGAGCAAATGACCATTAATGTCTTCAAGGCAATGCAATACCCCACTGAGAAAGAGAGTTGCATGAGGATTGATATGGTGGATGCGTTGGTTGAAGAAGTGTTTAAAGTAAACCATCAAGTGAAACAGGAGGAAGTCCAAGACATCCGAGAACAAGAAGAGAACAAATTGCAAGCACTAGAGGAACCAATGGAAGCCAAGAAAGAAGAGGCGCCATAACAAGAGTTAAAACCACTACCGTCTCATCttaaatatgcattccttggtGAAAAGGATAGCTTTCTAGTAATCATCAACTCTACATTgagtgttgaagaagaagaaaaactccTTGGAGTATTGAGAGCTCATAAAGGTGCATTAGGGTGGACCATTGATGATTTGAAGGGTATAAGCCcagccatatgcatgcacaaaataCTCTTGgaagaaaattctaaaccaGTGGTGTAACCCCAGAAAAGGCTGAACCCCACAATGAAGGAGGTTGTTCAAAAGGAAGTGCTGAAGTTGTGTAAAGCTGGGATCATCTAACCTATCTCTGACAGTCCATGGGTTAGCCCAGTGCAAGTGGTACCCAAGAAAGGTGGTATGACTGTTATTGtcaatgagaagaatgagctcatcccaacaagaacagtgacaaggtggagaatgtgtattgactataggagGCTGAATGATGCCACGTGAAAGGATCACTTTCCCCTCCCTTTCATTGACTAAATGCTTGAAAGACTAGCTGGCCATGCCTACTATTGTTTTCTTGATGGGTATTCTGGCTACAATCAGATAGTGGTCGACCCTATGGACCAAGAGAAGACATCATTTACTTGCCCCTTTGGAGTCTTCGCatatagaagaatgccatttaGATTATGTAATGCTCCAGCTAcatttcagagatgcatgttatcAATCTTCTCGGACATGgtagaaaaattcattgaagtctttatggatgacttttctatttttggtgaTTCCTTCAATACTTGCTTGCATAATCTTACCCTAGtcttgaaaagatgccaagaaaccaatttggttttgaactaggaaaagtgccatttcatggtacctGAAGGAATTATTCTTGgtcataaaattttaagaaaggg comes from the Arachis duranensis cultivar V14167 chromosome 7, aradu.V14167.gnm2.J7QH, whole genome shotgun sequence genome and includes:
- the LOC107458663 gene encoding uncharacterized protein LOC107458663, yielding MRNIERQVGQLAKQAERPTNILPSDTIPNPREECKSLQLRSGKVIGENSNKEATKLKEQDTVDKQDEEKASTPQKSKEDEKPQSKSSTQDSHHNNKENVKPQQENKNERVKAYKLEINIPLAEALERMPLYAKFLKELITKKRSWQEKETVVLTQECSAIIQKGLPPKLKDPGIFLIPCTIGNIAIDKSLCDLGASINLMPLTMMKKMMIEKLKPTRMSLQLADRSIKIPNGVVENLLVKVGNFIFPADFVVLDMDEEGSNSVILGRPFLATARTIIDVEKGEMTFRVHDEQMTINVFKAMQYPTEKESCMRIDMVDALVEEVFKVNHQVKQEEVQDIREQEENKLQALEEPMEAKKEEAP